A genomic window from Flavobacterium hankyongi includes:
- a CDS encoding rhamnogalacturonan acetylesterase, which produces MKHLILIISLLTINCFSQKTTIYTIGDSTMANKENPEKNPERGWGQMLSTFFTDEVVIDNRAVNGRSTRSFIDLKLWESVYNSLKKGDYVFIQFGHNDGKLTDPTRYTNPHTSYRHNLIKFIVETREKKAIPILFSSITRRTFNEQGVLIDSHGDYTQEMRLVAQEYKVPFIDMQYYTELLEESYGVEKSKELHLHFNPEENSYIPKGIEDNTHLSIKGATEVAKIAVQQIKLLDIPLKKEVKL; this is translated from the coding sequence ATGAAACATTTAATTCTTATAATAAGCTTGTTGACTATAAATTGTTTTTCTCAAAAAACAACAATCTATACGATTGGTGATTCGACAATGGCAAACAAAGAAAATCCTGAAAAAAATCCTGAAAGAGGTTGGGGACAAATGTTATCAACTTTTTTCACTGATGAAGTAGTTATTGATAACCGTGCTGTTAATGGTAGAAGCACTCGCAGTTTTATTGATTTAAAATTATGGGAATCTGTTTATAATTCACTAAAAAAAGGGGATTATGTATTTATACAGTTTGGTCACAATGATGGTAAATTAACCGATCCTACCCGTTATACTAACCCTCATACCAGCTACAGACACAACTTAATTAAGTTCATAGTAGAAACTAGAGAAAAAAAGGCTATTCCTATATTATTTTCTTCTATTACTAGAAGAACTTTTAATGAACAAGGAGTATTAATTGATTCACATGGTGATTATACTCAAGAAATGCGTTTAGTTGCCCAAGAATACAAAGTTCCGTTTATAGATATGCAATACTATACAGAATTATTAGAAGAATCATATGGAGTCGAAAAATCTAAAGAACTCCATTTACATTTCAACCCTGAAGAAAATAGTTATATTCCAAAAGGGATTGAAGACAATACTCATCTATCTATAAAAGGAGCTACTGAAGTTGCAAAAATAGCCGTGCAACAAATAAAACTATTGGATATTCCTCTAAAGAAAGAAGTTAAGTTATAG
- the fumC gene encoding class II fumarate hydratase yields the protein MEYRIEKDTMGEVKVPADKYWGAQTERSRNNFKIGTPASMPKEIIEGFAYLKKAAAYANCDLGVLSTEKRDAISAVCDEILAGKLNDQFPLVIWQTGSGTQSNMNVNEVIANRAQVLGGFKIGEGEQIIKANDDVNKSQSSNDTFPTGMHIAAYKMIVETTIPGVEKLRDTLKMKSDKFKDIVKIGRTHLMDATPLTLGQEISGYSAQLDYGLKALKNTLPHLSEIALGGTAVGTGLNTPEGYDVKVAEYIAKFTGHPFVTAPNKFEALASHDAIVESHGALKQLAVSLNKIANDIRMLASGPRSGIGEILIPENEPGSSIMPGKVNPTQCEAMTMVCAQVMGNDVAISVGGMQGHYELNVFKPVMAANILQSARLLGDACVSFDEHCAQGIEPNHARIKELVDNSLMLVTALNTKIGYYKAAEIAQTAHKNGTTLKDEAIRLGYVSAEDFDAWVKPEDMV from the coding sequence ATGGAATATAGAATCGAAAAAGACACTATGGGTGAAGTTAAGGTACCTGCCGATAAATATTGGGGTGCTCAAACAGAACGTTCAAGAAATAATTTCAAGATAGGAACACCAGCATCCATGCCAAAAGAAATTATCGAGGGTTTTGCTTATCTTAAAAAAGCTGCGGCGTATGCGAATTGCGATTTGGGTGTGCTTTCAACAGAAAAAAGAGACGCAATCAGTGCTGTTTGCGACGAAATCTTGGCTGGAAAACTGAATGACCAATTTCCATTGGTGATTTGGCAAACTGGTTCGGGTACACAAAGCAACATGAATGTCAACGAAGTGATTGCGAATCGGGCACAAGTATTGGGTGGATTTAAAATTGGGGAAGGTGAACAAATCATCAAAGCCAATGATGATGTCAATAAATCGCAATCGTCTAACGATACTTTCCCAACAGGAATGCACATTGCAGCGTATAAAATGATTGTTGAGACTACTATTCCAGGAGTAGAAAAGCTACGTGATACTTTAAAAATGAAATCCGACAAGTTTAAAGACATTGTAAAAATTGGTCGTACTCATCTTATGGATGCCACACCACTTACATTGGGCCAAGAAATTTCAGGTTATTCTGCCCAATTGGACTACGGACTAAAAGCGCTTAAAAACACTTTGCCGCATCTATCAGAAATTGCTTTGGGCGGAACTGCAGTGGGAACAGGATTAAATACTCCTGAAGGTTATGATGTAAAAGTAGCCGAATACATTGCAAAATTTACTGGTCATCCTTTTGTAACGGCTCCTAATAAATTTGAAGCTTTGGCTTCGCACGATGCTATTGTGGAATCACATGGCGCGTTGAAGCAATTGGCCGTTTCATTAAATAAAATAGCCAATGATATTCGTATGCTGGCTTCAGGTCCGCGTTCGGGAATCGGTGAAATTCTTATACCTGAAAACGAACCTGGTTCATCAATTATGCCTGGAAAAGTAAATCCAACACAATGTGAAGCGATGACTATGGTTTGTGCTCAAGTTATGGGGAATGATGTAGCTATTTCTGTTGGTGGCATGCAAGGGCACTATGAATTAAATGTTTTTAAACCAGTCATGGCGGCAAACATATTGCAATCGGCACGTTTATTGGGTGATGCTTGTGTGTCTTTTGATGAACATTGTGCTCAAGGGATAGAACCAAATCATGCCCGAATTAAAGAATTGGTTGATAATTCATTGATGCTCGTGACAGCTTTAAATACAAAAATTGGATATTACAAAGCAGCCGAAATTGCCCAAACTGCACATAAAAACGGAACTACACTCAAGGATGAAGCAATCCGTTTAGGATATGTTTCTGCTGAAGATTTTGACGCTTGGGTTAAACCCGAAGATATGGTGTAA
- a CDS encoding leucine--tRNA ligase produces MKYFHEQIEAKWQKYWADHQTFVAKNDSNQPKYYVLDMFPYPSGAGLHVGHPLGYIASDIVARYKRHQGFNVLHPQGYDSFGLPAEQYAIQTGQHPEKTTKENIARYREQLDKIGFSFDWSREVRTSNPDYYKHTQWIFIQLFNSWYNKETDRAEDISELIQIFERSGNATIHAVCDDNTEIFFPSDWNSYSEEKKQQVLLQYRLTYLAETEVNWCPALGTVLANDEIVNGVSERGGHPVIRKKMTQWSMRISAYAERLLQGLETIDWTESLKESQRNWIGKSVGASVRFAVSSSAVENQFIEVFTTRPDTIFGVTFMTLAPEHELVSKITTAEQKEAVEAYVEATAKRSERERMADVKTISGVFTGAYAEHPFTKEPIPVWIGDYVLAGYGTGAVMAVPCGDERDYAFANFFKGTNGMPAIKNIFNQDISEAAYGEKGGFELVDSDFLNGLDYKSGTKKVIEELEKIGAGKAKVNYRLRDAVFSRQRYWGEPFPVYYVNGLPQMIAKEHLPIVLPEVEKYLPTEDGQPPLGNATNWAWDTVNNTIVGNEFIDDEKVFPLELNTMPGWAGSSWYWMRYMDAHNDTDFASADALKYWENVDLYIGGSEHATGHLLYSRFWNKFLKDKGFAPTEEPFKKLINQGMILGTSAFVQGVWVEISYRDSGEVLFGDKEPIAVDLPRPFFIGISKNIFSSKEFEMDEYGIVYNDVLNKLISEKFPELKFINPEENLLDECYDYRCSVVNPHTDVNFVNSSDELDVEAFKNWREEYKNAEFIYEDNGKYIVSREVEKMSKSKYNVVTPDNICVEYGADTLRLYEMFLGPLEQAKPWNTAGITGVSGFLKKLWRLYFDDNGLIVKDEEPTADMYKSLHKTIKKVTEDIENFSFNTSVSQFMICVNELAQQKCNHRAILEPLAIIVSPYAPHIAEELWSALGHEGSISTVAFPKFEEKYLVESEKEYPVSFNGKMRFTIKLPLDLTAAQIEEIVMADERTQNQLQGRTPNKVIIVPGKIINLVG; encoded by the coding sequence ATGAAATACTTTCACGAACAAATCGAAGCCAAATGGCAAAAATATTGGGCAGACCATCAAACGTTTGTTGCCAAAAATGATTCAAATCAACCCAAATATTACGTATTGGATATGTTTCCTTACCCTTCAGGGGCAGGATTACATGTTGGACATCCACTGGGATACATCGCTTCTGATATTGTAGCGCGTTACAAAAGACATCAAGGATTTAATGTGTTGCATCCGCAAGGGTATGATTCATTTGGTTTACCAGCTGAACAATATGCGATTCAAACAGGACAACATCCTGAAAAAACGACTAAGGAAAATATTGCGCGCTACCGTGAGCAGTTAGATAAAATCGGTTTTTCTTTCGATTGGAGTAGAGAAGTACGTACTTCAAATCCTGATTATTATAAACATACACAATGGATTTTTATCCAATTATTCAATTCTTGGTACAATAAAGAAACCGATAGAGCTGAGGATATTTCGGAATTGATTCAAATTTTTGAAAGAAGTGGTAACGCAACTATTCATGCGGTTTGCGATGATAATACTGAAATATTTTTCCCTTCTGATTGGAATTCGTATTCTGAAGAAAAGAAACAACAAGTATTATTACAATATCGTTTAACATATTTAGCAGAAACTGAAGTAAACTGGTGCCCTGCATTAGGAACGGTTTTAGCGAATGACGAAATCGTAAACGGAGTTTCGGAGCGTGGAGGACATCCTGTTATCCGTAAAAAAATGACGCAATGGTCAATGCGTATTTCGGCGTATGCTGAAAGATTGTTACAAGGTTTGGAAACCATAGATTGGACTGAATCGTTGAAAGAATCGCAGCGTAATTGGATTGGTAAATCGGTGGGAGCATCGGTTCGTTTTGCTGTCAGTTCGAGCGCAGTCGAGAACCAATTTATAGAAGTCTTTACTACACGTCCTGATACTATTTTTGGAGTGACATTTATGACTTTGGCACCAGAGCATGAGTTGGTTTCAAAAATTACTACTGCTGAACAAAAGGAAGCTGTAGAAGCCTATGTAGAAGCTACAGCAAAACGTTCTGAAAGAGAGCGTATGGCCGATGTGAAGACAATTTCAGGAGTTTTCACGGGAGCTTATGCTGAACATCCTTTCACAAAAGAACCAATTCCTGTTTGGATTGGTGATTATGTATTGGCCGGTTATGGAACAGGTGCTGTTATGGCGGTTCCTTGTGGTGATGAACGTGATTATGCGTTTGCTAATTTCTTCAAAGGGACCAACGGAATGCCAGCGATTAAAAATATTTTCAATCAAGATATTTCGGAAGCCGCTTATGGCGAAAAAGGTGGGTTTGAATTGGTTGATTCTGATTTCTTAAACGGATTGGATTACAAATCGGGAACGAAGAAAGTAATTGAAGAATTAGAAAAAATTGGTGCTGGAAAAGCCAAAGTAAATTACCGTTTACGTGACGCGGTTTTCTCTCGTCAGCGTTACTGGGGTGAGCCATTTCCGGTATATTACGTGAATGGATTGCCACAAATGATTGCTAAAGAACATTTGCCAATCGTTTTACCAGAAGTAGAAAAGTATTTACCAACAGAAGACGGTCAACCACCATTAGGAAATGCCACGAATTGGGCGTGGGATACTGTAAACAATACAATAGTTGGTAATGAATTTATTGATGATGAAAAAGTTTTCCCATTAGAATTAAATACGATGCCAGGTTGGGCAGGAAGTTCATGGTACTGGATGCGTTACATGGATGCACACAATGATACTGATTTTGCTTCTGCAGATGCTTTAAAATACTGGGAGAATGTAGATTTATACATTGGCGGAAGCGAGCACGCTACCGGCCACTTGTTGTATTCCCGTTTTTGGAATAAATTCTTAAAAGATAAAGGATTTGCACCAACCGAAGAACCATTCAAAAAGTTGATTAACCAAGGGATGATTTTGGGAACTAGTGCTTTTGTTCAGGGTGTTTGGGTTGAGATTAGTTATCGTGATTCTGGAGAAGTTTTGTTTGGAGATAAAGAGCCAATCGCTGTTGATCTTCCTCGTCCTTTTTTTATAGGTATTTCAAAGAATATTTTTAGTTCAAAGGAGTTTGAAATGGATGAATACGGAATTGTATATAACGATGTTTTAAATAAATTAATTAGTGAAAAGTTTCCAGAATTAAAATTTATAAATCCTGAAGAAAATTTATTGGATGAATGCTACGATTATAGATGTTCAGTTGTAAATCCTCATACTGATGTGAATTTTGTAAATTCTTCTGATGAATTGGATGTTGAAGCTTTCAAAAACTGGCGAGAAGAATATAAGAATGCTGAATTTATTTATGAAGATAACGGGAAATACATAGTTTCTCGCGAGGTCGAAAAAATGTCCAAATCAAAATACAACGTAGTAACACCAGACAATATTTGTGTAGAATACGGAGCTGATACGTTACGTTTATACGAAATGTTCCTTGGGCCATTAGAACAGGCAAAACCTTGGAATACTGCTGGTATTACAGGAGTTTCAGGATTCCTGAAAAAACTATGGCGATTGTATTTTGACGACAACGGTTTGATTGTTAAAGACGAAGAACCAACGGCAGACATGTACAAATCATTACATAAAACCATCAAGAAAGTTACGGAGGATATTGAGAATTTCTCTTTCAATACATCAGTGTCACAGTTTATGATTTGTGTAAATGAATTGGCACAACAAAAATGTAATCACAGAGCTATTTTAGAGCCATTGGCAATCATTGTTTCGCCGTATGCGCCACATATTGCGGAAGAATTATGGAGTGCTTTAGGTCATGAAGGTTCGATTTCGACTGTGGCTTTCCCTAAGTTTGAAGAGAAATATTTAGTAGAATCTGAAAAAGAATATCCAGTTTCTTTCAACGGGAAAATGCGTTTCACGATTAAATTACCATTGGATTTAACCGCAGCTCAAATCGAAGAAATTGTAATGGCTGACGAAAGAACACAAAATCAATTGCAAGGAAGAACACCAAACAAAGTGATTATCGTTCCTGGGAAGATTATTAATCTAGTAGGATGA
- a CDS encoding alpha/beta hydrolase: protein MKKILFVVMITLSFAMQAQTTLDLSFVENPVEVSIKEGKVLGTLCLPNQKKNSPVALIIAGSGPTDRDGNNPMMKNNSLKLLAQELAKNGIASVRYDKRGVAGSSTIVTKEEDLRFEDFISDAQHWVEFLKKDKRFSQVVVIGHSEGSLIGMNLSNIDKFVSLAGAGQSADLTLKEQLDSQPQMVKDMCFPIIDKLKKGELVEDVNPMLNSVFRKSVQPYMISWFKHNPQEDIKKLNIPVLIVQGATDIQVSVKDADLLSNSSKNSKKIIIEGMNHIFKMVALDKQENVATYNNPDLPVSTELVKTMTEFISKK from the coding sequence ATGAAAAAAATCCTATTTGTGGTGATGATAACTTTGTCTTTCGCCATGCAAGCTCAAACAACATTAGATTTGTCTTTTGTTGAAAATCCTGTTGAGGTATCGATCAAAGAAGGAAAAGTATTAGGGACTTTATGCTTGCCAAATCAAAAGAAAAACTCACCGGTAGCCTTAATTATTGCTGGTTCTGGCCCAACAGATAGAGACGGTAATAACCCAATGATGAAAAATAATTCATTGAAATTACTGGCGCAAGAATTAGCTAAAAATGGTATTGCGTCTGTTCGTTATGACAAAAGAGGAGTGGCAGGAAGTTCAACAATTGTAACGAAAGAAGAAGATTTACGATTTGAAGATTTTATTTCGGATGCGCAACATTGGGTTGAATTTCTTAAAAAAGACAAACGTTTCAGTCAAGTTGTTGTTATAGGGCATAGTGAAGGATCTTTGATTGGGATGAATTTGTCTAATATCGATAAGTTTGTGTCTCTTGCAGGAGCTGGACAATCAGCAGATTTGACTCTAAAAGAACAATTGGATTCACAACCACAAATGGTTAAGGATATGTGTTTTCCAATTATCGACAAATTAAAAAAAGGTGAACTAGTAGAGGACGTAAATCCAATGTTAAACTCAGTATTTAGAAAAAGTGTTCAACCGTACATGATTTCTTGGTTTAAACATAATCCACAGGAAGATATAAAGAAATTGAATATTCCTGTTTTAATTGTTCAAGGAGCTACAGATATTCAGGTAAGTGTAAAAGATGCTGATTTACTTTCAAATTCTAGTAAAAATTCAAAAAAGATAATTATTGAAGGGATGAATCATATTTTTAAAATGGTAGCTTTAGATAAGCAAGAAAATGTTGCTACATATAATAATCCAGATTTACCAGTTTCTACTGAATTAGTAAAGACAATGACTGAATTTATCTCAAAAAAATAA
- a CDS encoding DUF3667 domain-containing protein, producing the protein MAESCQNCNEIITASFCGNCGQKKYKRIDRKYIWDEIQYTLLHTNKGFLYSVKNILRNPGKTAKDFIDGNRVNHYKPILLIFVLSSIAAFISYKILNFNEIMNAFYSQNQINSKAMVDAMSLLSSYSSILMLLLIPFFSIATKIAFSKCGNNYYEHIVINAYILSYYTLVYIVLVYPIMFFFRHSVVVFGTIAQFSTLLILPILILFFKEFYKDKPFKSILMRVFGVLGLTILGYFILIILVVIVGFVLAAFMGPEALQYVKPK; encoded by the coding sequence ATGGCTGAAAGTTGTCAAAATTGCAATGAAATTATCACAGCGAGTTTTTGTGGTAATTGCGGACAAAAGAAATATAAAAGAATTGACAGAAAGTATATCTGGGACGAAATTCAATACACATTATTACATACTAATAAAGGATTTCTGTATTCAGTTAAAAACATTTTGCGTAATCCAGGAAAGACAGCCAAGGATTTTATAGACGGAAATAGGGTAAATCATTATAAACCTATTTTATTGATTTTTGTTTTAAGTAGTATTGCTGCTTTTATTTCATATAAAATTTTGAATTTTAATGAAATCATGAATGCTTTTTATTCTCAAAACCAGATTAATTCGAAAGCCATGGTCGATGCCATGTCTTTACTTTCCAGTTATAGTTCTATACTAATGCTTCTTCTGATTCCGTTCTTTTCAATAGCAACCAAAATTGCTTTTAGTAAATGTGGTAACAATTATTATGAACACATTGTAATTAATGCATACATTTTGTCGTATTATACATTAGTATATATAGTTTTAGTATATCCTATTATGTTTTTTTTCAGACATTCGGTTGTTGTTTTTGGAACTATTGCACAATTTTCTACTTTATTAATTTTACCTATATTAATATTGTTTTTTAAAGAATTTTATAAGGACAAACCTTTTAAGAGTATTTTGATGAGGGTTTTTGGTGTTTTGGGTTTGACAATTTTAGGATATTTTATTTTAATAATATTGGTAGTTATAGTTGGTTTTGTTTTAGCAGCCTTTATGGGGCCAGAAGCATTGCAATATGTCAAGCCTAAATAA
- a CDS encoding zinc metallopeptidase translates to MGSGYMILAGAIMLVSWLVSSRLKSKFEHYSKLQLQNGMSGAEIAEKMLADNGIYDVKVISTPGMLTDHYNPADKTVNLSEGVYNQRNAAAAAVAAHECGHAVQHAVGYEWLEMRSKLVPIVQITSSFVQWILLAGILMIKVFPGLLLIGIVVFAATTLFSLITLPVEYDASNRALAWLKNKNMVNQAEYAGAEDALKWAARTYVVAAIGSIATLLYYVSVYMNRR, encoded by the coding sequence ATGGGATCAGGATATATGATATTGGCCGGTGCTATTATGTTAGTGAGTTGGTTAGTGAGTTCAAGATTAAAAAGCAAATTTGAACACTATTCAAAATTGCAATTGCAAAATGGAATGAGTGGAGCCGAAATTGCTGAGAAGATGTTGGCAGATAATGGAATCTATGATGTAAAAGTAATTTCTACACCAGGAATGCTTACAGATCACTATAATCCGGCAGACAAAACTGTAAATTTATCAGAAGGAGTGTATAATCAACGAAACGCAGCAGCAGCAGCAGTGGCAGCTCACGAATGTGGTCACGCCGTGCAACATGCAGTAGGGTACGAATGGTTAGAAATGCGTTCTAAATTAGTTCCTATTGTTCAAATAACTTCAAGCTTTGTACAATGGATACTCTTGGCAGGAATTTTAATGATTAAAGTATTTCCGGGATTATTACTTATAGGTATTGTGGTTTTTGCAGCAACTACATTGTTTTCATTAATTACACTTCCAGTAGAATATGATGCAAGTAATCGAGCTTTAGCATGGTTAAAAAACAAGAATATGGTTAATCAGGCAGAATATGCAGGAGCTGAAGATGCTTTAAAATGGGCTGCAAGAACGTATGTAGTGGCAGCAATTGGTTCTATTGCAACCTTGTTGTATTACGTTTCTGTTTATATGAATAGAAGATAA
- a CDS encoding pectinesterase family protein, translated as MKTVLLYIIGYFTNLFVLETHLDYWYNLIDIQDNSKIINKIKNNSVKQIDDYNIIVDSNGKGDFTSIQNAINAARSYPDKRITIFIKNGLYIEKVKIHAWNTKITLIGESTEKTIISYNDHFKKINLGRNSTFHTYTVLVEGNDCIVKNLTIENSSGEVGQAVALNVNANRVIVSNCSLLGNQDTLYTSGENCKNYFKDCYIEGTTDFIFGDATVYFENCVIHSKSNSYITAASTPENHEFGYVFRDCQLTANETTTKVYLARPWRNYAKTVFINCEIGVHILPEGWHNWSKPEAEKTTFYAEYNCKGKGSNVEKRVKWSHQLSKKEIKRYTISNILKDEIKNWYLN; from the coding sequence ATGAAAACGGTGCTTCTATACATAATAGGTTATTTTACCAACTTGTTTGTTTTAGAAACACATCTTGATTACTGGTATAATTTGATCGATATTCAAGATAATAGTAAAATAATTAACAAAATAAAAAATAACAGCGTAAAGCAAATTGACGATTATAATATAATTGTAGATAGTAATGGAAAAGGCGATTTCACTAGTATCCAAAATGCAATAAATGCTGCTCGTTCATATCCAGATAAACGAATTACTATTTTTATTAAAAATGGTCTATATATAGAAAAAGTTAAAATTCATGCTTGGAATACTAAAATAACTTTAATTGGTGAAAGCACAGAAAAAACCATAATCTCCTACAATGATCATTTTAAAAAAATAAATTTGGGTCGCAATAGCACCTTTCACACTTACACTGTTTTAGTAGAAGGCAATGACTGTATTGTAAAGAATTTAACCATTGAAAATTCATCAGGAGAAGTAGGACAAGCTGTCGCGTTAAATGTAAACGCAAACAGAGTAATTGTATCGAACTGCAGTTTACTAGGCAATCAAGATACTTTATATACCTCAGGCGAAAATTGCAAAAACTATTTTAAAGACTGCTATATTGAAGGAACAACCGATTTTATATTTGGTGATGCGACAGTATACTTTGAAAATTGTGTAATACACAGTAAAAGCAATTCCTACATTACAGCAGCATCAACTCCAGAAAATCATGAATTTGGTTATGTATTCAGAGATTGCCAATTAACCGCTAATGAAACGACAACAAAAGTTTATTTAGCTAGACCATGGAGAAACTATGCTAAAACGGTTTTTATTAATTGTGAGATAGGAGTTCATATTCTACCTGAAGGTTGGCATAATTGGTCTAAACCCGAAGCTGAAAAAACTACTTTTTATGCAGAATATAATTGCAAAGGAAAAGGTTCTAACGTTGAAAAAAGAGTAAAGTGGTCACACCAGCTTTCAAAAAAAGAAATTAAACGATATACCATAAGCAATATACTTAAAGACGAGATTAAAAATTGGTATTTAAATTAA
- a CDS encoding pectate lyase family protein, with product MRLKSNLYWSTLLSAIFCFGCSSNNDEVIVNNEISKSSTQTAKVGDCTSVPGWASQNGGTTGGSSASETTVSTYAALKSAIENASVKVIKVTGTITFPLAGRIAFQDQTGKTIYGAAGAKLVSSDQTKANSGIMNVKRCKNIIFRNLIFEGPGAYDTDGWDNLILDNCQNVWVDHCEFRDGVDGNFDIKNQSDYISVSYCKFTYLKPPRAGGSGGSDDHRYSNLIGSSDGATADRGKLRITFARCWWASGCKERMPRVRFGKVHIINSLFNSSVSNKCIAAGFEANIRVTSNVFENVNDPISIMNSPTAITVENNNTFTNTTGNSSGTGTAFTPPYSIVTLAASAVKANVTSSTGAGATLGGNICGSF from the coding sequence ATGAGACTAAAATCAAATTTGTATTGGTCGACACTGCTATCAGCAATTTTTTGCTTTGGATGCAGTTCTAACAATGATGAAGTCATTGTAAACAACGAAATCTCTAAATCATCAACACAAACAGCAAAGGTTGGTGATTGTACATCGGTACCTGGATGGGCATCGCAGAACGGTGGTACTACTGGGGGAAGTAGTGCTTCTGAAACAACTGTTAGCACTTATGCTGCATTAAAATCAGCAATTGAAAATGCTTCAGTTAAAGTTATTAAAGTTACTGGAACTATTACATTTCCATTAGCAGGAAGAATTGCATTCCAAGATCAAACTGGAAAAACAATCTATGGTGCTGCTGGTGCTAAACTAGTTTCTAGTGATCAAACCAAAGCGAACTCAGGAATTATGAATGTTAAAAGATGTAAAAATATCATTTTTAGAAACTTAATATTTGAAGGACCAGGCGCTTATGATACTGATGGTTGGGATAATCTTATTTTAGATAATTGCCAAAATGTTTGGGTAGATCATTGTGAATTTAGAGATGGTGTTGATGGAAATTTTGACATCAAAAATCAATCTGACTATATTTCTGTTAGTTATTGTAAATTTACTTATCTAAAACCTCCAAGAGCTGGTGGATCAGGTGGATCTGATGATCATAGATACTCTAACTTAATTGGATCTAGTGATGGAGCAACTGCTGATAGAGGAAAATTAAGAATTACTTTTGCTCGTTGCTGGTGGGCATCAGGTTGCAAAGAAAGAATGCCAAGAGTTCGTTTTGGTAAAGTTCATATCATAAACAGTCTTTTTAATAGTAGTGTAAGTAATAAATGTATTGCTGCTGGATTTGAAGCTAATATTCGAGTAACTAGTAATGTTTTCGAAAATGTTAATGATCCCATTAGTATTATGAATAGTCCAACTGCCATTACGGTAGAAAATAATAATACTTTTACTAATACTACTGGAAATAGTTCAGGTACAGGAACAGCTTTTACTCCTCCTTATTCTATTGTAACTTTAGCTGCATCTGCAGTTAAAGCAAATGTTACTTCTTCAACAGGTGCTGGAGCAACACTTGGCGGAAATATCTGTGGTTCATTTTAA